Proteins from a genomic interval of Rubinisphaera italica:
- a CDS encoding PQQ-binding-like beta-propeller repeat protein — protein sequence MSRNPCLNLVIAFSILIQSAASSSAQDENPFLPEYIQEIGWPSVRGVNHDAYSAEIHLADSWPVEGPPVLWVRDLGQGYSAFVAEEDRVYTQAQSLHGQYVYCLNARTGKTIWSYRYDWPYEIAGVYPGPRATPTLAQGRVLFASPAGGIGCLDAKSGKKLWSRNVIEEFKGEGGTGFGYSSSPTVVDDLVLLPVGGAGASLVALNIDDGRTVWAAGDEPGSYSPVMPIDRNGRQLVVGYLENALVIHDLKTGELLINMELSHGYDEHSAWPLYREPYLWIAAPFQAGSQLLEIPEDFSGQPTLKTVWRSKTLSNDVLSSVFVDGAIYGFDIFDPQSKTQRPSRGKFRCVDFLTGEELWGQGSGKPQRSNNDISEEIGQSGIVVAVGKLILLNERGELILLRPSRENCEILDRCDVLTGELTWTPPILHRGCIYVRNQTRAACIYVGEPELLGKGQKRMSLDEIPQTQYSNWSEKVIPVEPEFAFDLPSNEWLWNWYFWSLGLLMGSLFLAVIPAWLALPGRRWLTWIICYRFLALTLGALGTTWLSFWTQEFVFTWPLCLFVSFEPVLSNVSFSRQKSKSFWRDRLPVIGFVAVSIVYYWLCKRLSLVFEWAFLAGPILAIPIGLWEWRVKQNLVVRVMLIVFLKLLTFSCFWGSGVLVFWLRY from the coding sequence GTGAGCCGAAATCCCTGCCTGAATTTAGTAATCGCTTTTAGCATTCTGATACAATCTGCAGCAAGTTCGTCGGCTCAGGACGAGAATCCATTTTTGCCGGAGTATATTCAGGAAATCGGCTGGCCTTCTGTACGTGGTGTGAATCATGATGCCTACTCTGCAGAGATTCATCTCGCGGACAGTTGGCCGGTAGAAGGTCCACCCGTGTTGTGGGTGAGAGATCTCGGGCAGGGTTACTCCGCGTTTGTGGCGGAGGAAGATCGTGTTTATACACAGGCTCAATCGTTGCATGGGCAGTATGTGTATTGTCTGAATGCACGGACTGGAAAGACAATCTGGAGTTATCGATACGACTGGCCTTATGAAATTGCTGGCGTCTATCCCGGACCTCGGGCAACGCCAACTTTGGCGCAAGGACGAGTGTTATTCGCAAGTCCAGCAGGGGGGATTGGATGTCTGGATGCGAAGTCGGGAAAGAAACTCTGGTCGCGAAATGTCATCGAAGAATTTAAAGGAGAAGGAGGGACCGGGTTCGGCTATTCCAGTTCGCCGACGGTTGTCGATGATTTAGTCCTGCTGCCCGTTGGAGGTGCAGGGGCGAGTCTGGTCGCACTCAACATTGATGATGGGCGGACAGTGTGGGCTGCTGGTGATGAGCCGGGGAGTTATAGCCCAGTCATGCCGATTGACCGCAATGGTCGACAACTGGTTGTCGGGTATCTGGAAAATGCTCTGGTGATTCACGATCTGAAAACTGGCGAGTTGCTCATCAATATGGAACTGTCGCATGGGTACGACGAGCATTCGGCCTGGCCGCTTTATCGGGAACCCTACCTGTGGATTGCTGCTCCGTTTCAGGCGGGATCACAACTCCTTGAAATTCCAGAGGATTTCTCGGGACAGCCAACTCTGAAAACCGTGTGGCGTTCGAAAACTCTTTCGAACGATGTTCTGTCGAGTGTATTTGTCGATGGTGCTATTTATGGATTCGATATTTTCGATCCCCAATCCAAAACGCAACGACCATCGCGAGGGAAATTTCGTTGTGTTGATTTTCTGACAGGAGAAGAACTCTGGGGGCAGGGTTCGGGAAAGCCTCAGCGTTCGAACAATGATATCTCCGAGGAAATTGGACAGTCAGGAATTGTTGTGGCAGTTGGCAAGCTCATCCTGTTGAATGAGCGTGGCGAGTTGATTTTGCTCAGACCGTCTCGGGAGAATTGTGAAATTCTTGACCGATGCGATGTCCTAACGGGAGAACTGACCTGGACGCCGCCTATTTTGCATCGTGGTTGTATCTATGTACGGAATCAAACACGAGCGGCCTGCATATATGTGGGTGAACCTGAGTTGCTGGGAAAAGGGCAGAAGCGGATGAGTCTCGATGAGATTCCGCAGACTCAATACTCAAACTGGTCGGAAAAAGTGATTCCCGTAGAGCCGGAGTTTGCGTTTGATCTTCCCTCGAACGAGTGGTTGTGGAACTGGTATTTCTGGTCGCTCGGCTTATTGATGGGAAGTTTATTTCTGGCAGTCATCCCAGCCTGGCTGGCATTGCCGGGTCGACGCTGGTTGACCTGGATTATCTGCTATCGATTTCTGGCATTGACGCTGGGAGCATTGGGAACGACCTGGTTGAGTTTCTGGACTCAGGAGTTTGTGTTTACCTGGCCGTTGTGTTTGTTCGTGTCTTTTGAACCGGTTCTTTCCAACGTCAGTTTTTCTCGGCAGAAGTCCAAATCGTTCTGGAGAGATCGACTCCCCGTGATCGGTTTTGTTGCAGTCTCAATCGTTTACTACTGGCTGTGTAAACGATTGAGCCTGGTCTTTGAATGGGCCTTTCTGGCAGGTCCAATTCTGGCAATACCGATCGGATTGTGGGAGTGGAGAGTCAAACAGAATTTGGTGGTACGAGTGATGTTGATCGTGTTCCTGAAATTGTTGACCTTCAGCTGTTTTTGGGGAAGTGGCGTGTTGGTGTTCTGGCTGCGGTATTAA
- a CDS encoding GNAT family N-acetyltransferase translates to MPATTQEYVAKSNKTGSQSHESTRPFTSRIPLDESMWIEVVDSLENLAAYRVDWSALCTNAVVKNVFYEPWFLLPAIGHLHSEKQCRFILVYQKNKRITDPDILCGFFPLEQTQLRCFPQACWKLITDNYLYLSLPLLHSEFAEEAMHAFLKWTQIARIPIMQFERTQSEGPFQHALTSALNQRNLLPCNVEQSTRAILRRKQDLNDYFTGRGHYRRDMQRRRRRLNEKGQVEFRILQNTGQLHYWQNSYLNLESTSWKGKNGTAIAQDDRATQFFLDVTSNAMELGKLQMLGLFLNNEPIAVKCNLSSGEGSYSWKIAFDEQYSKFSPGVLLELENIEYFHNQTQLEWMDSCASEAHPMINRLWQYRIGMQSIYIPTGRFLGEMYCSTRPMLRSIKRYLKRMLNRQS, encoded by the coding sequence ATGCCGGCCACGACGCAGGAATACGTTGCAAAATCGAACAAGACTGGCTCACAGTCTCATGAATCAACACGCCCTTTTACATCGCGGATTCCGCTTGATGAGTCGATGTGGATCGAAGTGGTCGATTCTCTCGAAAATTTAGCCGCTTATCGCGTAGACTGGTCTGCCCTGTGTACGAATGCTGTTGTCAAGAATGTCTTTTACGAACCCTGGTTTTTATTGCCAGCGATCGGACATCTTCACTCTGAAAAACAATGCCGGTTCATACTCGTCTACCAGAAAAACAAACGCATCACCGATCCCGACATCCTCTGCGGTTTCTTCCCGCTCGAACAAACACAGTTGCGATGTTTTCCGCAAGCCTGCTGGAAGCTGATCACGGATAATTATCTCTACCTTTCGCTGCCATTGCTGCATTCCGAGTTTGCAGAAGAAGCGATGCATGCATTTTTAAAATGGACCCAAATTGCACGGATTCCAATTATGCAATTTGAACGCACACAGTCAGAAGGTCCTTTTCAACATGCGTTGACGTCGGCTCTCAATCAGCGGAATTTGTTGCCCTGCAATGTCGAGCAATCGACGCGAGCCATTCTGAGACGCAAACAGGATTTGAACGACTACTTTACGGGGCGCGGTCATTATCGACGCGACATGCAACGTCGGCGACGACGTCTGAATGAAAAAGGGCAGGTTGAGTTTCGCATCCTGCAGAATACCGGACAACTTCACTACTGGCAAAACAGTTATCTGAACCTGGAAAGTACGAGCTGGAAAGGGAAAAACGGCACTGCAATCGCTCAGGATGATCGGGCTACCCAATTCTTTCTAGACGTCACATCTAACGCGATGGAGCTGGGGAAACTTCAAATGCTGGGCCTGTTTCTGAATAACGAGCCGATAGCTGTGAAGTGCAATTTGTCTTCGGGCGAAGGCAGCTACTCCTGGAAAATTGCATTTGATGAGCAGTACTCCAAGTTCTCTCCCGGCGTCCTGCTGGAACTCGAAAACATCGAATACTTTCACAACCAGACTCAACTGGAGTGGATGGACTCCTGTGCGTCCGAAGCTCATCCGATGATCAACAGACTCTGGCAGTATCGAATTGGTATGCAAAGCATTTATATCCCGACGGGCCGGTTTCTGGGAGAAATGTACTGCAGCACACGACCAATGCTCCGTTCAATCAAGCGCTATTTAAAGCGGATGTTAAACCGACAATCTTGA